TGCTGTTTATTGTTCATTGTTTATTCTTCATTACTTACTGTTCATTGTTCATTGTTTATTCCTCATTATTTACTGTTCATTGTTCATTGTTTATTCTTCATTACTTACTGTTTATTCTTCATTGATTATTCTTAATTACTTACCGTTCGTTGTTCATTGTTTATTCTTCATTACTTACTGTTTATTCTTCATTACTTACCGTTCGTTGTTCATTGTTTATTCTTCATTACTTACTGTTTATTCTTCATTGATTATTCTTCATTACTTACCGTTCGTTGTTCATTGTTTATTCTTCATTACTTACTCTTTATTCTTCATTATCGATTGTTCATTATTtacttttcattatttataaacaaaataaagaGCGCACGAAACGCCAATAACGTAACGTCACTAATGATCCGTGTCCCTTCTAGACGTTGATTAAACTAACAGAACCTTGGGAGTCGCCTTCGGGGCGATTGTgccataaaatataattaatagtaAATTGGTTCGAAACTTTTGACCGACAGTTTATATCGAgacaaattgtacaatttacgGCAAGTCTACTTGTATAAATGGTTCGCGCGAGAACCTTAACGTTTACAGCTGAAACTTTTTCCCAGTTTGGATTGGATTCTCCTTTAAACTTCATTTATGCGACACGATGCTTGTGCGTTAATTCACCGTTTACGTAccgctcgaaactttcgagcacTCTTCGAAATAAACGAACCACTTTTCCTGCATTCGTAAACACTTCGAAAATATTATCCTTCCATACTATTTTAACCGTACTTCGAATataatttcgaatgaaaatttggaGGACCGCCGTCTATTTATCCGCAAAACGGTATCAAGGTTGAACCAAACGTTTCGTATTTCCTCGAGGAGAggcaatttgtaaattttcctcGTCCTTCCACAGTATATTTACAATACGTAATTACACGTACCTGTAGACGATCGTAAATACGTGTATCTGTACCGGGAGAAAATTAATTCGTAactattcgtggaaatatttatttttttatttacaacacACGTTTCATTCGTGAGTAGATTTATACGTATTTCTGAATCTCCCTGTATAGTATTGTAGTATTGTATTTTACACAAGGACGTACAGGTGAAAAATAATACTGCACAGTAACCCGATACGTACACGCGTATTTGTAAATTCGTATAGGTTAATTTCTCGTTCGCTTCCCTCCATTCGTCCCGCGGGGATCAGCTCCcggcaaaataaataaataaataaataagtaaatagatTTCTCTCCGCGGAAGTGGTTCCGGGTTCGACGTTGAAAATTGCCCCGTGTGTCGGTGACGTTTTGAGATATTACGGGTAAAGCGGAAAATGTAAGTGTCTGAAAGATAAATATCCGTCTCCTGCTTGGAGATCAACGGGTGTATCAATATTTGGTCGTCCGAGAGCTTCGTCTGCGCGAGgtatttttccaacgatcgagTATAAATAACGAATACACTTCTGGTTGATAACCAGACTCGTGTTTATCTCCAGAAACGAGGGAGGGGGAAAAATCGGGAAAGGTTGAAAAGGTAGCGTAGCGAAAATCGTTCCGAGAGCGAACGGAGGCAAACGAACGCGATAAATAACCTTTTTCAAGCGGGGAAACTTACCCTTTTCGAGGAAGTAGACTCGTTGCACGGCCAATTTACCGTTCCCGAGAAAGTAAATTTTTGCGTAATTGAAATACACTTCCGGTGCCTGGCTCCTGTACGAGAAACAAGGACCAGTCCCTCTTGAACGTACGTTTTCAAAGGCTGTTGCTTGCCACGGTCGAAAACGATTCAATCCGGCGTACACGCGAGACAAAACGGACCTCTGCACGTCGAACATCAAAGCTCATCTCGTTTGCAATTCTTTCcgcggagtgggggggggggagaggctCGTGAGCGAACTACGCCGCTAACGACTCTCGAGAACTCGATCGACACTCGCGACTCGTCGTTCGTCGACTTATTTTTCACAACA
The Ptiloglossa arizonensis isolate GNS036 chromosome 12, iyPtiAriz1_principal, whole genome shotgun sequence DNA segment above includes these coding regions:
- the LOC143153192 gene encoding uncharacterized protein LOC143153192; this encodes MFDVQRSVLSRVYAGLNRFRPWQATAFENVRSRGTGPCFSYRSQAPEVYFNYAKIYFLGNGKLAVQRVYFLEKDTRIYDRLQVRVITYCKYTVEGRGKFTNCLSSRKYETFGSTLIPFCG